A genomic region of Xanthomonas fragariae contains the following coding sequences:
- a CDS encoding DUF2946 family protein — protein sequence MLRSFRRHRLLHLLACLAVALMLVAPLISRLSQAQAGEPMCMNGPALDASSSLHADHLSMPLQTAAHRHASADTTAHLAGGHDAAMHGEACDYCVLAARLLPWLAWVVLCLLQLRPPPVPVHVKAQTWSALRWAALGARGPPLHA from the coding sequence ATGCTGCGTTCGTTCCGCCGTCACCGGTTGCTGCACCTGCTTGCCTGTCTGGCGGTGGCGCTGATGCTGGTGGCTCCGCTGATCAGTCGTTTGAGCCAGGCGCAGGCGGGCGAGCCGATGTGCATGAATGGGCCGGCTCTTGATGCGAGCAGTTCGCTGCATGCCGATCATCTGTCCATGCCGCTGCAGACTGCGGCGCATCGGCACGCCAGTGCTGATACGACAGCGCACCTTGCCGGTGGCCACGACGCGGCCATGCATGGCGAAGCCTGCGACTACTGCGTACTGGCCGCGCGGTTGCTGCCATGGCTGGCATGGGTGGTGCTGTGTCTGTTGCAACTCCGGCCACCGCCGGTTCCAGTGCACGTCAAGGCGCAGACATGGTCGGCCTTGCGCTGGGCCGCCCTTGGGGCACGTGGGCCACCGCTGCACGCGTGA